The following coding sequences are from one Sebaldella sp. S0638 window:
- a CDS encoding ATP-binding protein — MSKLDYEKLGSFYLGKKYNFGKKELTNEYYLYDSKDLTTHGLCVGMTGSGKTELCLSLIEEAAIDGIPVIAIDPKGDLGNLMLSFPDLKPEDFLPWVSQEEADKKGMTLEDYAKSTAELWKNGLQSWDEDGERIKLYKDSSDVVIYTPGSKSGIPVTALKSFDVPAQAVMENTEALNEKIQTTVSGILSLIGIEADPLQSREHILISNILSHAWAEGKSLTLADLIRLIQQPQFSSIGVFDLESFFPQKDRMGLSVKINSILASPSFSVWLEGESLDIGKFLYTKEGKPKISIFSIAHLSDKERMFFVTMLLNELVAWMRTQQGTSSLRALFYMDEIFGYFPPVSNPPSKQPMLTLLKQARAFGLGVMLATQNPVDIDYKGLSNIGTWFIGRLQTERDKSRMIEGLRSINSEMDKGGLEDIISGLESRTFLASNANGSNAEIFQTRWALNYLRGPITKPQIEILMKDKKAEHSEISAAVTAENKNVSSAVQGNKPVLPQDVKEVFFQPQKYNNSGGKLIYKPFIYGEGKAHYVKASDIDVWDTGSFLIPMDDETAVFNESEKLKTANYISEADSNFSFESIPASISGKNAFSQLEKGFKQFLYESNPVNLFYSKDFKTYSAPEEDEGTFRGRLSHLVREKKDAEVEKIREKYSAKMDTQKEKIRKLGQNIDKEKEQYNQKKMTNIVDIGTTLFGAFLGKKKTVSTGRAATALRGLGRTGGAKADVERAQEEYGIQNDKLKEMEAEFQKDIDNIQNSFNVDNFSVETVSLPPRKTDITVQKFFIAWVPYSVNENGEQTRLL, encoded by the coding sequence ATGAGTAAACTGGATTATGAAAAACTGGGTTCGTTTTATCTCGGGAAAAAATATAATTTCGGGAAGAAGGAACTTACTAATGAATATTATTTATACGATTCTAAAGACCTTACCACGCACGGACTTTGTGTGGGTATGACAGGAAGCGGGAAAACCGAGCTTTGTCTTTCTTTAATAGAAGAGGCGGCTATAGACGGTATACCTGTTATAGCAATAGATCCCAAAGGTGATCTGGGTAATCTTATGCTGAGTTTCCCTGATTTGAAACCGGAAGATTTTCTTCCGTGGGTTAGTCAGGAAGAAGCAGATAAAAAGGGAATGACACTTGAAGATTATGCCAAATCTACTGCCGAATTATGGAAAAACGGACTTCAAAGCTGGGATGAAGATGGGGAGAGAATAAAGCTTTATAAAGATAGTTCAGACGTGGTCATTTACACACCGGGAAGTAAATCAGGAATTCCTGTTACAGCGCTGAAGTCTTTTGATGTTCCGGCACAGGCAGTTATGGAGAATACAGAAGCTTTAAATGAAAAAATACAAACAACAGTATCAGGAATATTATCCCTTATTGGAATAGAAGCAGACCCGCTTCAAAGCAGAGAGCATATACTTATCTCCAATATTTTGTCACATGCCTGGGCAGAGGGGAAGTCACTCACACTTGCAGACCTTATACGTCTTATACAGCAGCCGCAGTTTAGCAGTATAGGTGTTTTTGATCTGGAAAGTTTTTTTCCGCAAAAGGACAGAATGGGACTTTCAGTAAAGATAAATTCTATACTTGCTTCACCTTCGTTTTCTGTATGGCTTGAGGGTGAAAGCCTTGATATAGGAAAGTTTCTTTATACCAAAGAAGGAAAACCAAAAATTTCTATATTTTCAATAGCTCATTTATCAGATAAAGAAAGAATGTTTTTTGTAACAATGCTTTTGAACGAGTTAGTGGCTTGGATGAGAACACAGCAGGGAACTTCCAGCCTTAGAGCGCTTTTTTATATGGATGAAATATTCGGATACTTTCCTCCTGTATCAAATCCACCGTCAAAACAGCCTATGCTTACACTGTTAAAACAGGCAAGAGCATTCGGACTTGGTGTTATGCTTGCTACGCAGAATCCTGTGGATATAGATTATAAAGGACTTTCCAATATAGGAACATGGTTTATAGGAAGGCTTCAGACTGAAAGAGATAAAAGCCGTATGATAGAAGGCTTGCGAAGCATTAATTCGGAGATGGACAAGGGAGGTCTTGAAGATATAATATCAGGACTTGAAAGCAGGACATTTCTGGCAAGCAATGCAAACGGCAGCAATGCAGAAATATTTCAGACAAGATGGGCGTTAAACTATCTGAGAGGGCCGATTACAAAGCCTCAGATAGAAATTTTGATGAAAGATAAAAAAGCGGAACATTCAGAAATATCAGCTGCTGTAACAGCAGAAAATAAAAATGTTTCGTCAGCGGTACAAGGGAATAAACCTGTTCTTCCACAGGATGTAAAGGAAGTATTCTTTCAGCCGCAAAAATATAATAACAGCGGAGGAAAACTAATATATAAGCCGTTTATATACGGAGAAGGAAAAGCTCATTATGTGAAGGCTTCAGATATAGATGTATGGGACACAGGAAGTTTTCTGATTCCTATGGATGACGAGACGGCTGTGTTTAACGAGAGTGAAAAACTGAAAACAGCTAATTATATATCAGAAGCTGACAGTAATTTTTCATTTGAGAGTATTCCGGCGTCAATATCGGGGAAAAATGCATTTTCACAGCTGGAAAAGGGATTTAAACAGTTCCTTTACGAGTCTAATCCTGTGAACTTGTTTTACAGTAAGGATTTTAAGACATATTCCGCACCGGAAGAAGATGAAGGGACTTTCAGAGGAAGATTATCTCATCTGGTACGTGAAAAGAAAGATGCAGAAGTAGAGAAAATAAGAGAAAAATACTCGGCAAAGATGGATACTCAGAAAGAAAAAATAAGAAAACTGGGTCAGAATATAGATAAAGAAAAAGAACAGTATAATCAAAAAAAGATGACCAATATAGTGGATATAGGAACTACACTTTTTGGAGCTTTTCTAGGGAAAAAGAAAACTGTGAGTACAGGACGTGCTGCTACAGCATTAAGAGGTCTCGGCAGAACCGGCGGTGCAAAGGCAGATGTGGAAAGAGCACAGGAAGAATACGGGATACAAAATGATAAGCTCAAAGAGATGGAAGCAGAATTTCAGAAAGATATTGACAACATACAAAATAGTTTTAATGTAGATAACTTCTCAGTGGAAACAGTTTCACTTCCTCCGAGAAAAACTGATATTACCGTACAGAAATTTTTTATTGCATGGGTTCCTTATTCTGTAAACGAAAACGGAGAACAGACAAGACTTCTGTAA
- a CDS encoding Gfo/Idh/MocA family protein, whose product MKRIKAAVVGAGIYGSHHINAYLNNEKTELVGVCDLDEAKLAKVEKEYNINTYTDLEELIKREKPDIISIATPDPYHFGPAKTAIENNIDVLVEKPLATNRKECEELIKLAEIHNVKVGVDFHKRWDPASINLKLELEKEDTGKIVRGYVSMDDIIDVPVNWLPWSGNSSPAYFLGVHCYDLIRYLIEDEVTEVYAVGSKGVLSGMGIDTYDNVQAILKFSKGSTWTVENSWILPDKFPKSNDGRMFIVTEKKYLRSDSQNRGVEFFSDTKTQTPNSYFITYRNNKAFGFGIDPINDFADSIINGGKFLTNAVDGLEATKIADAVHESIVTGKPVKLER is encoded by the coding sequence ATGAAAAGAATAAAAGCAGCAGTGGTAGGGGCAGGGATATACGGTTCACACCACATAAATGCATATTTAAATAATGAAAAAACAGAACTTGTGGGAGTGTGCGATCTGGATGAGGCAAAACTGGCTAAAGTGGAGAAAGAATATAATATAAATACTTATACTGACCTTGAGGAACTGATAAAGAGAGAAAAGCCCGATATAATTTCTATTGCAACACCTGATCCGTATCACTTCGGGCCGGCTAAAACTGCAATAGAAAATAATATAGATGTGTTAGTGGAAAAACCGCTGGCTACAAACAGAAAAGAGTGCGAGGAACTTATAAAGCTTGCAGAGATTCATAATGTAAAGGTGGGTGTGGATTTTCATAAAAGATGGGATCCTGCTTCTATAAATCTGAAGTTGGAACTGGAAAAAGAAGATACAGGGAAAATAGTAAGAGGTTATGTAAGCATGGATGATATTATAGATGTTCCTGTAAACTGGCTGCCTTGGTCGGGAAACAGCTCGCCTGCATATTTTCTAGGGGTACATTGTTACGATTTGATAAGATATCTTATAGAAGATGAAGTAACTGAGGTGTATGCTGTAGGATCGAAAGGTGTATTGTCAGGAATGGGAATAGATACTTATGATAATGTGCAGGCGATATTGAAATTCAGCAAAGGAAGCACATGGACAGTGGAAAATTCATGGATATTACCGGATAAATTTCCAAAGTCAAATGATGGAAGAATGTTTATAGTCACTGAGAAAAAATATCTCAGAAGTGACTCGCAGAACAGAGGGGTAGAATTCTTCAGCGATACAAAAACACAGACTCCAAACTCTTATTTTATTACTTATAGAAATAATAAAGCCTTTGGTTTCGGGATAGATCCTATAAATGATTTTGCGGACAGTATTATTAACGGGGGAAAATTTCTGACTAATGCTGTAGACGGGCTGGAAGCCACGAAGATAGCAGATGCAGTGCATGAAAGCATAGTTACAGGAAAACCTGTGAAACTGGAGAGATAA
- a CDS encoding PTS glucitol/sorbitol transporter subunit IIB encodes MEKILKVSKGSNGWGGPLYLKNEPGKKIVSMTGNFIDPVAEKIGEMLGLEVINGFKHTPQDSEILCVIINCGGTLRCGIYPKKRVPTINVTPVGKSGPLAEFILEDIYVSDVREGNLELVSKAKESNAPKKESLEEVVERKIERMEKTEKFSFLRLIEKIGLNIGNVVTLFFQSGKEAVDIMIKTVVPFMAFISVFIAIINSTAIGTTIAKLLTPLSGSIIGLVVLAVICGIPFLSPILGPGAAIAQVVGVLIGAKIGAGEISPVFALPALFAINVQVGADFLPVGMSMQEAKPETIEIGTPAVLLSRQLTGPLAVIIAYLIGLGLF; translated from the coding sequence ATGGAAAAAATACTTAAGGTGTCCAAAGGTTCCAACGGATGGGGCGGGCCGCTTTATCTGAAAAATGAACCCGGAAAAAAAATAGTATCAATGACTGGAAATTTTATAGATCCTGTAGCTGAAAAGATAGGGGAAATGCTGGGACTGGAAGTTATTAACGGATTTAAGCATACACCTCAGGACAGTGAGATACTCTGCGTGATAATAAATTGCGGCGGAACGCTGAGATGCGGAATATATCCTAAAAAAAGAGTTCCTACTATTAATGTAACACCTGTGGGGAAATCCGGCCCTTTGGCGGAATTTATACTTGAGGATATATATGTTTCTGATGTGCGTGAGGGTAATCTGGAACTGGTTTCCAAAGCAAAAGAAAGCAATGCTCCGAAAAAAGAAAGTCTGGAAGAAGTCGTGGAAAGAAAGATAGAAAGAATGGAAAAAACAGAAAAGTTTTCATTTTTGAGGCTTATTGAAAAAATCGGATTAAATATAGGAAATGTAGTCACGTTGTTTTTTCAGTCTGGTAAAGAAGCTGTAGATATAATGATAAAAACTGTTGTTCCTTTTATGGCATTTATCAGTGTGTTTATAGCAATAATAAATTCTACGGCAATAGGGACAACAATAGCAAAACTTCTTACTCCGCTTTCAGGTTCCATAATAGGGCTTGTAGTATTGGCAGTTATATGCGGTATACCGTTTTTGTCACCGATATTAGGGCCGGGAGCTGCAATTGCACAAGTAGTAGGAGTTCTTATAGGGGCGAAAATAGGTGCGGGAGAAATAAGTCCTGTATTTGCACTTCCGGCACTGTTCGCAATAAATGTTCAGGTAGGAGCGGATTTTCTCCCTGTGGGAATGTCTATGCAGGAAGCTAAACCTGAAACTATAGAAATAGGAACCCCGGCAGTTCTTCTTTCACGTCAGCTGACAGGGCCGCTTGCAGTTATTATAGCGTATTTAATTGGTTTGGGATTATTTTAA
- a CDS encoding PTS glucitol/sorbitol transporter subunit IIA: MILYEADITSVGKFTAESYEEGYLITFINTGPEDFKDYCLCLEVKSSNAENIKKGNVIYFDNEAAAITAVGSKALENLKELGHVTIKFSGSNEAENPGDIAVTKIDKFINVKDLKKFKIEDSF, encoded by the coding sequence ATGATTTTATATGAAGCAGATATAACAAGTGTGGGAAAATTCACAGCGGAGAGCTATGAAGAAGGTTATTTGATTACTTTTATAAATACCGGGCCGGAAGATTTTAAGGATTACTGCCTGTGTCTTGAAGTGAAAAGCAGCAATGCGGAAAATATAAAAAAAGGAAATGTGATTTACTTTGATAATGAAGCCGCTGCTATAACAGCTGTAGGCAGTAAAGCTCTGGAAAATCTAAAGGAACTGGGGCATGTAACTATTAAGTTTTCAGGAAGCAATGAAGCTGAAAATCCCGGAGATATAGCGGTAACTAAAATTGATAAATTTATTAATGTAAAAGATTTGAAAAAATTCAAAATAGAAGATAGTTTCTAA
- a CDS encoding PTS glucitol/sorbitol transporter subunit IIC, which yields MEFVTNFAQSFIALFQEAGLTLVGMVKGSVPMLIVLLTTINFIIKIIGEDKINNVARIFGKSKILTYGILPSFAWFFFSSPGALTVGRFLPEKCKPGYQDALGATAHPLTALFPHVVPSELFIWLGVAEGIKKVGLPVSGLAIRYIIAGVIVGLMRGFITEIIFVFLSKRRNLQTKTA from the coding sequence ATGGAATTTGTTACTAATTTTGCACAGAGTTTTATAGCATTATTTCAGGAAGCAGGACTTACTCTCGTGGGAATGGTAAAAGGCTCTGTCCCGATGCTTATAGTCCTTCTTACCACAATTAATTTTATCATCAAAATCATTGGTGAGGATAAAATTAATAATGTGGCAAGAATTTTTGGAAAGTCAAAAATACTCACATATGGAATACTTCCAAGTTTTGCGTGGTTCTTTTTCAGCAGTCCCGGTGCTCTTACAGTAGGGAGATTTCTTCCTGAAAAATGTAAGCCGGGATATCAGGATGCTTTGGGTGCCACTGCCCATCCTCTTACTGCCTTGTTTCCCCATGTAGTTCCGTCTGAGTTGTTTATCTGGCTTGGTGTGGCAGAAGGGATAAAGAAAGTAGGACTGCCCGTTTCAGGACTTGCAATAAGATATATTATTGCAGGAGTAATTGTAGGATTAATGAGAGGATTTATTACAGAAATAATTTTCGTCTTTTTATCCAAGAGAAGAAATTTACAGACAAAAACTGCATAA
- a CDS encoding replication initiation protein, protein MDKDFSLLPERPCYMDITPRITTREKKLLLFIFETYKKYRKNPVRLSAEKILPVLEIEKKDLNISLEKLSKKRISYCLADLHGFSSLFPSIINTSGNYSFYLSHEITESFNFGTKFYNCDFKSFFLFNEKSSPLFFLEILKRKKDNKNEITISVTDLKNILMIENAYDRFYDFERYILKKLFYDINLFSRFSFSYEKIKKEGRISSLKISFDDFDAIQENPDINHLISLAKDHTENYKKLLELISAALKVKDTETVKKEVIFSIESYTQNFDRFLEKVFSGKIDIYEDLNIVNYFEKEYYNFYTFQSDVIKELKNHTENNSLFEYLSLSYELYGFFYGKHSSYTKLIHNIILKILKIDSVFIVKFIYKI, encoded by the coding sequence ATGGATAAAGATTTTTCGTTATTACCTGAAAGGCCCTGTTATATGGACATTACTCCGAGAATTACCACAAGGGAAAAGAAACTTTTACTTTTTATTTTTGAAACATATAAAAAATACAGGAAGAATCCTGTAAGACTTTCTGCTGAAAAAATTCTTCCAGTATTGGAAATAGAAAAAAAAGACCTGAACATATCTCTGGAAAAGCTCTCAAAGAAAAGAATATCCTATTGCCTTGCAGATTTACACGGATTTTCATCTTTATTTCCCAGTATCATTAATACCTCAGGAAATTATTCTTTTTATCTCTCACATGAAATTACAGAATCTTTTAATTTTGGAACAAAATTTTATAACTGTGATTTCAAATCCTTTTTTCTTTTTAATGAAAAGAGTTCACCCCTCTTTTTTCTTGAAATTTTAAAGAGAAAAAAAGATAATAAAAATGAAATTACCATATCTGTTACAGATTTAAAAAACATACTAATGATAGAAAATGCTTATGACAGATTTTATGATTTTGAGAGATATATATTGAAAAAACTTTTTTATGATATAAATTTATTTTCAAGGTTTAGTTTTTCTTATGAGAAGATAAAAAAAGAAGGGCGTATTTCCAGCTTAAAAATTTCATTTGATGACTTTGATGCTATTCAGGAAAATCCTGATATCAATCATCTTATTTCACTTGCCAAAGATCATACAGAAAATTATAAAAAGCTTCTGGAACTTATCAGTGCTGCGCTAAAAGTGAAAGATACAGAAACTGTGAAAAAAGAAGTTATTTTTTCTATAGAGAGCTATACACAGAATTTTGATAGATTTCTTGAAAAAGTTTTCAGCGGAAAGATTGATATTTACGAAGATTTGAATATTGTAAATTATTTTGAAAAAGAATATTATAATTTTTACACTTTTCAGTCTGATGTGATAAAAGAACTGAAAAACCACACAGAAAATAATTCTTTATTTGAATACCTCAGTCTGTCCTATGAATTATACGGATTTTTCTATGGAAAACATTCCTCTTATACAAAGCTTATTCATAATATTATCTTGAAAATTCTTAAGATTGATTCTGTTTTTATTGTGAAGTTTATTTACAAGATATAA
- a CDS encoding endonuclease V, translated as MHNIKKKFMDIQKSLAGKIELRNSFEIEDIRLVAGVDLAYWDHGGKHYAVCCIVVVDFHSREVKEKVWSSGEITVPYIPGFLAFRELPLIIEAKDKLINEPDIYMFDGNGYLHYTHMGIATHASFHLGKPTIGIAKSYLKIKNTEFIMPENTAGSYTDIVINGEIYGRVLKTRKDVKPVFVSCGNWIDLDTATNIAMGFINGESRLPVPVRLADLETHVMREKLSII; from the coding sequence ATGCATAATATAAAAAAGAAATTTATGGATATACAAAAAAGTCTTGCGGGGAAAATAGAGCTGAGAAATAGTTTTGAGATAGAGGATATAAGGCTTGTCGCCGGAGTAGATCTTGCTTATTGGGATCACGGCGGAAAGCATTATGCTGTCTGCTGTATAGTAGTGGTGGATTTTCACAGCAGGGAAGTAAAAGAGAAGGTCTGGAGCAGCGGGGAAATAACAGTTCCTTATATTCCCGGCTTTTTGGCTTTCAGGGAACTTCCCCTGATAATAGAGGCAAAGGATAAATTGATAAATGAGCCTGATATTTATATGTTTGACGGGAACGGATATCTTCATTATACGCATATGGGAATAGCGACACATGCATCTTTTCATCTGGGGAAGCCCACAATTGGAATAGCGAAAAGTTATTTGAAAATAAAAAATACAGAGTTTATTATGCCGGAAAATACAGCGGGGTCGTATACAGACATTGTGATAAATGGTGAGATATACGGCAGGGTTTTGAAAACACGCAAGGATGTAAAGCCTGTATTTGTATCATGCGGAAACTGGATAGACCTTGATACTGCCACAAATATAGCAATGGGTTTTATTAACGGAGAAAGCAGACTTCCTGTTCCTGTGAGGCTGGCTGATCTTGAAACTCACGTGATGAGAGAGAAATTAAGTATAATATGA
- a CDS encoding prolyl oligopeptidase family serine peptidase, whose amino-acid sequence MKNKKYLVFVLIILGTLILSCGSKGEKAKQGTETKTEKKDKTKYSFELSDEDLATAHSKFQTEIVDNSFQGDGKPMTPPKNKFLLVNYEAKDGKMDAFLTPDPKDGKKHPAVIWLIGGYGGIGNDDYFWADQPAENDQTGRAFRDAGIVMMVPSFRGENANPGIYDMFYGEIEDLESAREYLSKISYVDPERIYVVGHSTGGTRALLGNEYSRGFRAAFSLGGIPDLELRLKGSMRVAIPFNTKNPEELKVRSPRTYMKSLQSPTFYFEGEEDYWFEFDEMKKIAKENNIPLYIYDIKGGDHFNIITPVTKIIAEKILNDTGEKANITFTKEDIAKIENSLK is encoded by the coding sequence GTGAAAAATAAAAAATATCTGGTATTTGTGTTGATTATTCTGGGAACTCTTATTTTATCATGCGGTTCAAAGGGAGAGAAAGCAAAGCAGGGAACAGAGACAAAAACAGAAAAAAAAGATAAGACAAAATACAGCTTTGAGTTGAGTGATGAGGATCTGGCAACAGCACATTCAAAGTTCCAGACAGAAATAGTGGATAACAGTTTTCAGGGAGACGGAAAACCAATGACTCCTCCCAAAAATAAATTTTTGCTTGTAAATTATGAAGCCAAAGATGGTAAGATGGATGCATTTCTGACACCTGACCCAAAAGACGGTAAGAAACATCCCGCAGTAATATGGCTTATAGGTGGATATGGCGGAATCGGAAATGATGATTATTTCTGGGCAGATCAGCCTGCAGAAAATGATCAGACAGGAAGAGCATTCAGAGATGCAGGAATAGTAATGATGGTACCGAGTTTCAGGGGAGAAAATGCCAATCCGGGAATTTATGATATGTTTTATGGTGAAATAGAGGATTTGGAATCAGCAAGAGAATATCTTTCGAAAATATCTTATGTTGATCCTGAAAGAATTTATGTAGTAGGACACAGTACAGGAGGAACAAGAGCTTTACTGGGGAATGAATATTCAAGAGGATTCAGGGCCGCATTTTCTTTGGGCGGGATACCTGATTTGGAATTACGGCTAAAAGGATCAATGCGTGTGGCAATTCCTTTTAATACAAAGAATCCTGAGGAACTAAAAGTAAGATCGCCGAGAACTTATATGAAATCGCTTCAGTCTCCTACGTTTTACTTTGAAGGGGAAGAGGATTACTGGTTTGAATTTGACGAGATGAAAAAAATAGCCAAGGAAAATAATATTCCTTTGTACATTTATGATATAAAAGGCGGAGATCATTTTAACATAATTACTCCGGTAACAAAGATAATAGCGGAAAAAATACTGAATGATACAGGTGAAAAGGCTAATATTACATTCACAAAAGAGGATATAGCAAAAATAGAAAACAGTTTGAAATAG
- a CDS encoding Fic family protein, producing MEKKFFSKESEGIYKLICSINKGIMEHPDLESFPKYELRNENSLIYTCDTVFSNKPFTDEEYYNGIQEKIAFLIFSLNKGHVFIDGNKRTIESIVMFFIEMNQDLFEEELVDDFFRGRLASFLVYMLEKESTFETVLEWAKKELILL from the coding sequence ATGGAGAAAAAATTTTTCAGCAAGGAATCAGAAGGGATTTATAAATTAATATGTTCCATAAATAAAGGAATTATGGAACATCCTGATCTGGAATCATTTCCCAAGTATGAATTAAGGAATGAAAACTCCCTGATCTACACATGTGATACTGTTTTTTCCAATAAGCCGTTCACAGATGAAGAATATTACAATGGAATACAGGAAAAAATAGCTTTTTTGATTTTCAGTCTTAATAAAGGTCACGTTTTCATAGACGGAAATAAAAGAACCATAGAATCAATTGTGATGTTTTTCATAGAAATGAACCAGGATTTATTCGAAGAAGAACTTGTAGATGATTTTTTCAGAGGAAGACTTGCATCATTTCTGGTATACATGCTTGAAAAAGAATCTACTTTTGAAACAGTTCTTGAATGGGCGAAAAAGGAACTCATTCTTTTGTAA
- a CDS encoding type II toxin-antitoxin system HicB family antitoxin: protein MTKKDLYIYPSVFEEESGGYNVYFPDLEGAFTYGNSLEEALFMAKEALGIYLYSLEDRKIHIPEPSKPNKIKTKSSQFVQLIEAYMPPVRDEQEKRHVRRNVTISKWVNDLAKKHKLNCSALLESAIKEKLGYRG, encoded by the coding sequence ATGACAAAGAAAGATTTATATATTTATCCATCAGTATTTGAAGAGGAAAGCGGAGGATATAATGTATATTTTCCAGATTTGGAGGGGGCTTTTACATATGGGAATAGTTTGGAAGAAGCATTATTCATGGCTAAAGAAGCTTTGGGAATATATCTTTATTCATTGGAAGACAGGAAGATCCATATACCGGAACCCAGTAAGCCAAATAAGATAAAGACAAAAAGCAGTCAGTTTGTTCAGCTGATAGAAGCCTATATGCCGCCTGTAAGAGATGAACAGGAAAAAAGGCATGTAAGAAGAAATGTTACTATATCAAAATGGGTGAATGATCTGGCTAAAAAGCATAAACTTAATTGTTCGGCTCTTTTGGAAAGTGCTATTAAGGAAAAATTGGGTTACAGAGGATAA
- a CDS encoding type II toxin-antitoxin system HicA family toxin, with amino-acid sequence MAHDSKNLIQLLKKESWVLDRVRGSHHVFIKGERTIVIPHPRKDLKTGLYNAVLKQTGLK; translated from the coding sequence ATGGCACATGATTCAAAAAACCTCATTCAGCTTTTAAAAAAAGAGAGCTGGGTATTGGACAGGGTTAGGGGAAGTCATCATGTATTCATAAAGGGAGAGAGGACAATTGTTATTCCTCATCCAAGAAAAGATTTGAAAACAGGGCTTTATAATGCTGTTCTAAAACAGACAGGCTTGAAGTAA
- a CDS encoding DUF1266 domain-containing protein: MKNKTKLLIGLVVVLTIISCKGKEEKANLGDTAAKTETASAPAKEEAKGKLTKEQENALVFGAVLTTRNKMPFDDLQAAEYKDASIQVLSSAWDVTDTATAKETLEYLLAEGHKAEVDPALAELRTPEAATANSAEFQAYEDVKKNLVDNYGYTAEQIDGIKTISAWDYDRLVNVARFSYSAGYITEQEMWDYINKAVTQAKNDYNSWEEYFAGVMLGRTLAYGQPFADSKAQADILLKDSNSAYKTHPFK; the protein is encoded by the coding sequence ATGAAAAACAAAACAAAGTTACTAATAGGTTTAGTTGTTGTACTTACAATAATTTCGTGTAAAGGAAAAGAAGAAAAAGCAAATTTAGGAGATACAGCGGCTAAAACTGAGACAGCTTCAGCACCGGCTAAGGAAGAAGCAAAAGGAAAACTTACAAAAGAACAGGAAAATGCATTAGTATTCGGAGCTGTATTAACTACGAGAAATAAAATGCCTTTTGACGATCTGCAGGCTGCAGAATATAAAGATGCAAGTATTCAGGTACTGAGCAGTGCATGGGATGTAACTGATACAGCAACTGCAAAAGAAACATTGGAATATCTTCTGGCAGAAGGGCATAAAGCAGAGGTAGATCCGGCATTAGCAGAATTAAGAACTCCGGAAGCTGCTACTGCGAACTCGGCAGAATTTCAGGCTTATGAAGATGTAAAGAAAAATCTGGTAGATAACTATGGTTACACAGCAGAGCAGATAGATGGAATAAAAACTATAAGTGCATGGGATTATGACAGACTTGTAAACGTAGCAAGATTTTCTTACAGTGCTGGTTATATAACTGAGCAGGAGATGTGGGATTACATTAATAAAGCAGTTACTCAGGCTAAAAATGATTATAACAGCTGGGAAGAATATTTCGCAGGAGTGATGTTAGGAAGAACACTTGCTTACGGACAGCCGTTTGCGGATAGTAAGGCACAGGCGGATATCTTACTTAAAGATAGTAACAGTGCTTATAAAACACACCCGTTTAAATAA